AAACCATGATTTTCAAACAAGACTACATTATTCTTCATGTTTTTTTCCGTATTCCTTATTGGATGGAAGAAATTTGCGACACTCCTGCCGAATTACTGGCTAGCCGAGACCCCGGAGGCGCTTGCGCCGAGGAGGCTTGGCAGACAGTCGGCGGAAAGGGAGCGGATTTCTGAAATCTACTGGAACCTTTTTTTTAAAAAAACTGCAAGCAAACTCGTTTTTCCTCGAATATATCTCCAGTAAGTCTGGGAGTTTAGAATAGTCCAATCCTAAACAATGATTTTAAACAAGACTAGATTATTCTTCATGTTTTCTTACTGTAATCCTTGTTGGATGAAAGAAATTTGCGACACTCCTGCCGAATTACTGGCTAGCCGAAACCTCGGAGGCGCTTGCGCCGAGGAGGCTTGGCAGGAGGTAGGCGGAAAGGGAGCGATTTCTGAAATCTACTGGAACCTTTTTTTAAAGGCTTTGTAAAAGAATGGTGTTGATTTTTGAACAAATAAAAAAGACCACCCAAAAGTGGCCTTCTAAAGTTCAACTAAATTACTTATCCTTATTGTGCAGTTCAAATGACTCTTCAGAATCATCCCATTTTACATTTACCTTTATAACTTCGCCTTCACCTATTATTGTTCCACCTTCTGAACCTCCACCCGTTCTAAATACCTTTTCGCGAGGTGGTTCAGGGAATTGTTCTTTTGTACTTGCGCTTTGACTGGTTGTTTCAAAACTGTATTCGAGGTTTTTCATGGAAGATAACTCTTCTAAAGATCCTTTGTATTTTAATACAAGTTCATAGCTATCTTTACTAGAATGACCTGTTTGTTTGCGTTCATTTTCCCTCCATATTTCGGTTGCTTCATAAGAATATTCAGCTTCCCAATGTTCGCTATTTCCTATAAATTGATAATTATGTTCGGTCCTCGTTTCTGATTGTGTTTCCTTACTGTTGGTAAATGAACAAGCTGTTAAAACCATCATTATAAATAATACAGTGAAAACTTTCTTCAACCTAACTCCTCCTCAATGGATAAATGAATTTCAATTTTACCATTTATAGGTTTATTTTTGGTGTAATTTGGAAAAGTTTTTTTAAGTAACTTGCCCTTTAGTTCGAAAATCAACAAGATCCTTTAACAGAGCGTTTTAAAAAAAACTTGCAAGCAAACTCGTTTTTCCTCGAATATATCTCCAGTCTGTCTAGGAGTTCCGATGATTAGTCTAATCCTAAACCATGATTTTGAAACTAGACTAAATTATTCTTCATGTTTTTTTACTGTAATCCTTATTGGATGGAAGAAATTTGCGACACTCCTGCCGAATTACTGGCTAGCCGAGACCCCGGAGGCGCTTGCGCCAGGAGGCATGGCAGACAGTCGGGTGAAACGGAGATTTCTAGAAATAGCTGGAACATTTTCCGTAAAAATAGGTTCTATCTATTCTTAAACAAAGTTGATTGGAACGGAAGGCACGAGACTCCTGCGGGAAATGCGAGTCCAGGGGAGACCCCGCAGGCGCGAAGCGTTGAGGAGGCTCCCGGACCGCCCGCGGAAAGCGAGTGCCTGGAGTGGAAATCAACGGTCGCTTTCTCCAAACAAAAAACTGCAGGCAAACTCGCTTTTCATCGAGTTTGTCTGCAGTTCGGAACCGCTATAACACGGTTTAATGTCCGCCTAAATAGGCATTCTTGATTTCTTCGCTTGCGGTCAGTTCCTCTGATTTGCCTGATAGGACGATTCGGCCGGTTTCTACTACATAGGCTCTGTCCGCGATGGATAGTGCTAAGTTGGCATTTTGTTCGACCAGCAGGATCGTTGTACCTGTTTTGTTGATTTCTTCGATGATGTTAAAGATTTGCTTCACCAATAATGGTGCAAGTCCCATCGATGGCTCGTCCAATAACAGGAGCCGGGGCTTGGCCATGAGGGCCCTGCCCATTGCGAGCATTTGCTGTTCCCCGCCGGAAAGGGTTCCGGATTGCTGTTTCAGGCGCTCTAGCAAACGCGGGAATAATTCATAGACTTTCTCCATATCCTGCTTGATGCCTGCCTTATCTTTACGTAAATACGCACCAAGCTGAAGGTTTTCTTCAACCGACATGTTAGCGAAGACTCGCCTGCCTTCAGGGACATGGGAGATGCCCATTTTCACGATGGATTGTGCTGCCTTTCCGCCGATGGATTGCCCTTCGTAAATGATCTTCCCTTGTTTTGGTTTTAATAGGCCGGAAATGCTTTTCAGCATCGTGCTTTTCCCGGCTCCGTTCGCCCCGATAAGAGTCACGATTTCACCTTCGTTAATAGAAAGCGAGACTCCTTTCAAGGCTTGAATGTTTCCGTAATAGACGTTGATGTCCTCGATTTTTAACATTATGAAACCTCCTCGCCCAGATAGGCCTCGATGACTTTTGGATTGTTACGGATTTCCTCTGGCTTTCCTTGAGCGATCAGTTGTCCGTGATCGAGTACGTATATGCGTTCGCAAACACCCATGACGAGCGGCATATCATGTTCTATCAATAATACGGTCAAATCAAATTTCTCACGAATGAGGGCAATCAGGTTCATGAGTTCGTGCGTTTCCTGGGGATTCATCCCCGCAGCCGGTTCATCCAGTAAAAGCAGTTTCGGGTTGGCTGCAAGTGCGCGGGCGATTTCCAAACGTCTTTGTTTACCATATGGCAGGTTCTTCGCCTTTTCATCCTTATATTGATCAAGGTTGAATATCTTCAGGAACTCAATCGCCTTTTCATCCATTTCTTTTTCGCCTTTAAAATGGATCGGCATGCGGAAAATCGAACTTAAAATGCCATGCTTCGAAAGCGAATGATAGGCCACTTTAACATTATCGATCACGGATAGTTCACTGAATAAGCGAATGTTCTGGAATGTCCGGCTGATCCCTTTTTGCGTGATTTTATATGGAGGCAGTTTTCTTAAGTTCTCACCTTCCAAAGAAATGGTGCCCTCTGTAGGGACATAAACTCCTGTCAGCAAATTAAAGAAAGTTGTTTTTCCAGCGCCGTTCGGCCCGATCAAGCCAATTAATTCTCCTGGATATAACTCGACGTTAACATCAGAAACGGCTTTAAGCCCGCCGAACTGGATGCCAACTGAATCGACTTTAAGCAGCGGTGTTTTTATTTTTTTCATGGCTGCTTCCTCCTTTACGTTTGAACATGGATGTTATTTCTTTTGTCCCCATTAAACCTTGTGGACGATAGAGCATCATCACGATAAGCACAAGGCTGTAAATGATCATTCGCGTTTCCGGATAATCCTGCAGGAAAGTCGTGACTACCGTCAGTAATATCGCGGCCAATACGGCACCGGAAAGGCTTCCAAGACCGCCAAGTACCACTAGGATCAAAATATCGAATGATTTCAGGAATCCAAAGTTCGATGGCTGAATGATATAGAAGTTATGAGCGTAAAGCCCTCCAGCAATACCGGCAAAAAAAGCTCCGATTGCAAACGCGACAACTTTGTAATACGTCGTGTTGATTCCCATCGAATCGGCAGCCGTCTCGTCCTCGCGGATCGATATGCAGGCCCTGCCGTGGGTCGAGCTAGTAAAGTTTCGGATGACGATGATCGTAATGATGACGGAAGCGAATACCCACGGCCAAGTGGTCAAATGGGAAACCTGCATGCCGCTCGCCCCGCCGACATAATCGATATTCAAAAGCATGATCCGGACGATTTCCCCAAAACCGAGGGTCGCAATCGCCAGGTAGTCACCTTTTAAGCGTAAGCTTGGAATTCCGATGATCAAGCCGGCCAACGCTGACGCCAAACCTCCGACTATCAATGCCGCATAAAACGGCATTTCCAGCTTCATCGTCATAACGGCTGAAGCATAGGCACCGACTGCCAGGAATCCGGCATGTCCGATGGAGAACTGCCCGGTTATCCCGATGATCAAGTGCAGGCTAGCTGCCAGAATGATATTGATCCCGATGAACATGAGCGTATTTTGATAAAAAGGATTTAGCGATCCGCCGCCGATTAACACTTGAACTACGGCGAAAAAGATCAATGATAGTGAAATCGAGAGCCAAAAACCTTTTGCTCGCTTAATTGTAGTCATTGCTTTGTCTCCCCTATACTTTTTCTTTTTTGTTTTTACCGAATAAGCCTTGTGGCATGAAAATCAAGATAAGAATCAGTACGACGAAGGCTACAGCATCACGCCATAATGAGTAACCGGCGGCACTGACCAAAGCTTCGATGACACCTAGCAATAAGCCACCGACCATCGCGCCCGGTATAATCCCGATCCCTCCAAGTACGGCGGCAACGAAAGCTTTCAATCCCGGAAGCACACCCATGAGCGGCTCAATCTTAATATAGTAAATACCGAAAATGACGCCTGCTGCCCCCGCTAATGCGGAACCGATTGCAAAGGTGGCAGAAATCGTATTATTTACATTTATCCCCATCAGCTTAGCTGCATCCGCGTCGAAGGAAACGGCACGCATCGCTTTTCCAATTTTTGATTTATGAACGATGATTTGAAGGATGATCATTAGAACTACGGCCACTCCAAAAATCAAAACCGATTGACTATTGATGGAAACTCCCAAAATATCGAACTTTTCTGTCGGCAATACATCATTCGGGTAAGCTTCCGGCTGTGCACCGCGGACGTAGATGAATCCGTATTCGATCAAAAGGGAAACACCGATGGCCGTGATAAGTGCCGCAATCCGTGTTGCGTTACGCAATGGCTTGTACGCGATACGCTCGATCAAAACCCCAAACAGCGCACAGACCGTCATCGAGATTAATAAGGCGGGAATGAATGACAGATCCAGAACCGTTATCGAGTAAAACCCAACGAATGAGCCGACCATGAATACATCGCCATGTGCGAAGTTTATCAATTTAACAATCCCGTAAACCATCGTATATCCGAGAGCGATAAGGGCATAAATACTTCCTAGTGAAACCCCGTTTATTAACTGTTGT
This sequence is a window from Brevibacillus sp. JNUCC-41. Protein-coding genes within it:
- a CDS encoding ABC transporter ATP-binding protein, which encodes MLKIEDINVYYGNIQALKGVSLSINEGEIVTLIGANGAGKSTMLKSISGLLKPKQGKIIYEGQSIGGKAAQSIVKMGISHVPEGRRVFANMSVEENLQLGAYLRKDKAGIKQDMEKVYELFPRLLERLKQQSGTLSGGEQQMLAMGRALMAKPRLLLLDEPSMGLAPLLVKQIFNIIEEINKTGTTILLVEQNANLALSIADRAYVVETGRIVLSGKSEELTASEEIKNAYLGGH
- a CDS encoding ABC transporter ATP-binding protein, with the translated sequence MKKIKTPLLKVDSVGIQFGGLKAVSDVNVELYPGELIGLIGPNGAGKTTFFNLLTGVYVPTEGTISLEGENLRKLPPYKITQKGISRTFQNIRLFSELSVIDNVKVAYHSLSKHGILSSIFRMPIHFKGEKEMDEKAIEFLKIFNLDQYKDEKAKNLPYGKQRRLEIARALAANPKLLLLDEPAAGMNPQETHELMNLIALIREKFDLTVLLIEHDMPLVMGVCERIYVLDHGQLIAQGKPEEIRNNPKVIEAYLGEEVS
- a CDS encoding branched-chain amino acid ABC transporter permease, which encodes MTTIKRAKGFWLSISLSLIFFAVVQVLIGGGSLNPFYQNTLMFIGINIILAASLHLIIGITGQFSIGHAGFLAVGAYASAVMTMKLEMPFYAALIVGGLASALAGLIIGIPSLRLKGDYLAIATLGFGEIVRIMLLNIDYVGGASGMQVSHLTTWPWVFASVIITIIVIRNFTSSTHGRACISIREDETAADSMGINTTYYKVVAFAIGAFFAGIAGGLYAHNFYIIQPSNFGFLKSFDILILVVLGGLGSLSGAVLAAILLTVVTTFLQDYPETRMIIYSLVLIVMMLYRPQGLMGTKEITSMFKRKGGSSHEKNKNTAA
- a CDS encoding branched-chain amino acid ABC transporter permease, which codes for MELIQQLINGVSLGSIYALIALGYTMVYGIVKLINFAHGDVFMVGSFVGFYSITVLDLSFIPALLISMTVCALFGVLIERIAYKPLRNATRIAALITAIGVSLLIEYGFIYVRGAQPEAYPNDVLPTEKFDILGVSINSQSVLIFGVAVVLMIILQIIVHKSKIGKAMRAVSFDADAAKLMGINVNNTISATFAIGSALAGAAGVIFGIYYIKIEPLMGVLPGLKAFVAAVLGGIGIIPGAMVGGLLLGVIEALVSAAGYSLWRDAVAFVVLILILIFMPQGLFGKNKKEKV